A genome region from Maridesulfovibrio salexigens DSM 2638 includes the following:
- a CDS encoding DUF554 domain-containing protein: MIGPFINGAALLAGSVAGAMIGPKLNANIRTRMPMVFGCASMGLGVAMIVKVKLLAPVMLALVVGSLLGEIIKLDNIIQNCAAKARIVIEKLTRPSGDMDQEEFLDKFVALLVLFCMSGTGIYGSMTEGMTGDATLLIVKSILDFFTAPIFASTMGFTVGILVFPQFLVQSLLFLGASLILPLTTPDMLADFSSCGGLIMLATGFRICGIKQFPVANMIPALILVMPLSYLWATYLG, translated from the coding sequence ATGATAGGACCATTTATCAACGGGGCCGCACTGCTTGCGGGCAGTGTTGCCGGTGCCATGATCGGCCCGAAGCTTAATGCCAATATCCGTACCCGAATGCCCATGGTCTTCGGCTGTGCATCTATGGGCCTCGGCGTAGCCATGATAGTAAAAGTTAAACTTTTAGCTCCGGTTATGCTGGCTCTGGTAGTTGGATCATTGCTTGGTGAAATTATAAAGCTGGATAATATTATCCAGAACTGCGCAGCAAAAGCCCGTATTGTAATCGAAAAATTGACCCGCCCCAGCGGAGATATGGATCAGGAAGAATTTCTGGATAAATTTGTAGCTCTGCTGGTTCTCTTTTGTATGAGTGGAACCGGGATTTACGGTTCCATGACCGAAGGCATGACCGGAGATGCCACCCTGCTGATAGTTAAATCCATCCTCGACTTTTTCACCGCTCCCATCTTCGCCTCCACAATGGGCTTTACCGTAGGTATTTTGGTCTTTCCACAATTTCTCGTTCAAAGCTTGCTATTTCTAGGAGCTTCCCTGATTCTGCCCCTGACCACCCCGGACATGCTGGCAGATTTCTCATCCTGTGGTGGACTAATCATGCTCGCTACTGGTTTCCGCATCTGCGGGATCAAACAATTTCCAGTAGCGAATATGATTCCGGCACTTATTCTGGTCATGCCCCTTTCATATTTATGGGCAACATATCTTGGATAA
- a CDS encoding 4Fe-4S dicluster domain-containing protein, with protein MAANIVDIIRETGVVGAGGAGLPTHVKAEANVDTVLVNGASCEPLLMSDPYLMEAEVDTMIRGLEAIMDCTGAKKGIICLKGKHAKAVKAVQEAVARDGSGRLECFVLKDFYPAGDEQVLVYEVLGRTVPERGIPLQVGAVVSNTESLFNVALAMDGKPVTHRYLTVAGEIKNPMVVKVPVGTLVSDVLEFAGGPTISDYKVVDGGPMMGRVLPDTNQPVTKTTSGLLVLPPNHNVVAGKVMDPEKIRRITNTVCCQCSRCTDLCPRNLLGHSLHPHKLMRVIANNELNTEAAKEALLCSECGICEKFSCPMMISPREVNAQIKQILMKERVTWESKGNELKTNPFRESRAIPTKRLIQRLNLSKYDGHPEYAGEYTPSVVNIRLGQHIGAPAQCVVSAGDKVSCGDLIGEIPEGAMGARVHASIDGTVESVENGVVVIKK; from the coding sequence ATGGCTGCAAATATAGTTGATATTATTCGTGAAACAGGTGTTGTCGGTGCCGGTGGTGCTGGCCTCCCGACTCACGTTAAGGCCGAGGCAAACGTAGATACCGTTCTGGTGAACGGTGCTTCCTGTGAACCGCTGCTTATGAGCGACCCCTACCTCATGGAAGCTGAAGTAGATACCATGATCCGCGGCCTTGAAGCGATTATGGACTGCACCGGTGCCAAGAAAGGTATTATCTGTCTTAAGGGTAAACACGCCAAGGCAGTTAAAGCTGTTCAGGAAGCTGTTGCCCGTGACGGTTCCGGTCGCCTCGAATGTTTCGTACTTAAAGATTTTTATCCTGCCGGTGATGAGCAGGTACTGGTTTACGAAGTTCTGGGTCGTACTGTCCCTGAACGCGGTATCCCCCTTCAGGTGGGCGCTGTTGTAAGTAACACCGAGTCCCTGTTCAACGTTGCACTGGCAATGGACGGTAAGCCGGTAACTCACCGCTACCTGACCGTTGCCGGGGAAATCAAGAACCCCATGGTTGTTAAAGTTCCCGTGGGAACTCTTGTTTCCGACGTGCTTGAGTTCGCAGGCGGACCGACTATTTCCGACTACAAAGTTGTAGACGGCGGTCCCATGATGGGTCGGGTTCTCCCCGACACCAATCAGCCGGTAACCAAGACTACCAGTGGCCTTCTGGTTCTGCCCCCGAACCACAACGTGGTAGCAGGCAAGGTTATGGATCCCGAAAAGATCCGCCGCATCACCAACACTGTCTGCTGTCAGTGTTCCCGCTGCACCGACCTTTGCCCGCGTAACCTGCTTGGTCATTCCCTGCATCCCCACAAACTGATGCGTGTAATCGCCAACAATGAGCTGAATACCGAAGCCGCTAAAGAAGCACTGCTTTGCTCCGAATGTGGCATCTGTGAAAAATTCTCCTGCCCCATGATGATTTCTCCTCGTGAGGTAAACGCCCAGATTAAGCAGATCCTCATGAAGGAACGCGTGACTTGGGAATCCAAGGGGAATGAGCTTAAAACCAACCCGTTCCGCGAAAGCAGGGCTATCCCGACCAAGCGTCTGATTCAGCGCCTGAATCTTTCCAAGTATGACGGTCATCCTGAATACGCTGGCGAGTACACTCCCTCCGTGGTCAACATCCGCCTTGGTCAGCACATCGGTGCTCCTGCGCAGTGTGTTGTCTCCGCAGGAGATAAGGTAAGCTGTGGCGACCTGATCGGTGAAATTCCCGAAGGCGCAATGGGTGCAAGGGTTCACGCCAGCATCGACGGAACAGTCGAAAGCGTTGAAAACGGCGTAGTGGTTATCAAGAAATAA
- a CDS encoding CatB-related O-acetyltransferase has product MKYPDPGTKHPVAGFPQVTFIKNFNENHNVIIGDHTYYDDPSGPDNFFENILYHFDFIGDKLIIGRYCAIARNVSFIMNGANHATGGFSTYPFFIFGSGWKDATPPAENTSYKGDTVIGSDVWIGYDATIMPGVNIGHGSIIGAKSVVTKDVPPYSIVAGNPARVVRMRFDENTIAALLDAQWWEWEPEKVTRNLPAIIGSDMEQLKKAT; this is encoded by the coding sequence ATGAAATATCCTGATCCCGGCACCAAACATCCGGTAGCAGGTTTTCCGCAAGTAACGTTCATCAAAAACTTCAATGAGAATCACAATGTAATAATCGGTGACCACACATATTATGATGATCCATCGGGACCGGATAATTTCTTTGAAAACATCCTATATCATTTTGATTTTATAGGCGACAAACTGATCATTGGCCGTTATTGCGCCATTGCCAGAAATGTTTCTTTCATAATGAACGGGGCAAACCATGCCACGGGTGGTTTCTCCACCTACCCATTTTTCATTTTCGGATCGGGATGGAAGGATGCCACCCCTCCGGCAGAGAATACTTCATACAAAGGCGATACTGTAATCGGCAGTGATGTCTGGATCGGATATGACGCCACGATCATGCCGGGAGTTAACATCGGACACGGCAGCATCATCGGAGCAAAATCAGTAGTCACAAAAGACGTTCCTCCATACAGCATTGTTGCCGGAAATCCGGCAAGAGTAGTTAGAATGAGATTTGATGAAAATACAATTGCAGCATTGCTGGATGCACAATGGTGGGAATGGGAACCTGAAAAGGTGACCCGAAATCTGCCTGCCATTATCGGCTCTGATATGGAACAATTGAAAAAAGCAACCTAG
- the larC gene encoding nickel pincer cofactor biosynthesis protein LarC yields the protein MNILYYDCFSGISGDMNLAAMIDLGVSPDFLITELAKLGMEDEFSLKISQDSRKGIFGTRVDVELAHQHEHHHDHGHHHHGHGHHHDHTHDHHHHHEHRNLKDIEELINSSDLNDKVKATSLAIFKRVAKAEAKIHGSTIYEVHFHEVGATDSIVDIVGAAICFHELEIDQVWCSSIELGGGFVNCAHGKMPVPAPATSEILAGLPTTQGAVQQETTTPTGAAILAEFINNFSDSPRMTVLKTAYGIGHRDNEIPNVLRVQLANIEQQVSSLPTVPSRLLQCNIDDMTGEMLGAALDQLMEDGAMDVHFTSIVMKKNRPATTLSLLCSAEDEDKFKRLIFKHTSTLGIKSIAIEKTVLDISFDKLETPLGTVTMKNAILDGEVIRSKPELEDCRALAKQHGIPLSEVYLQIGKVREI from the coding sequence ATGAACATACTCTATTACGATTGTTTTTCAGGCATAAGCGGAGACATGAACCTCGCCGCCATGATTGATCTCGGCGTTTCTCCTGACTTCCTAATAACCGAACTTGCCAAACTCGGTATGGAAGATGAGTTCAGCCTCAAAATTTCACAGGATTCGCGCAAGGGCATTTTCGGTACCCGTGTAGATGTTGAGCTGGCTCACCAGCATGAACATCATCATGATCATGGACACCACCATCACGGACATGGACATCATCATGACCACACCCACGATCACCACCATCACCACGAACACCGAAACCTGAAAGACATCGAAGAGCTTATTAATTCCAGCGACCTCAACGACAAAGTCAAAGCGACCAGCCTAGCAATTTTCAAACGGGTTGCAAAAGCCGAGGCCAAGATTCACGGCAGCACCATTTACGAGGTTCATTTCCACGAAGTAGGTGCCACTGATTCCATAGTAGATATTGTCGGCGCGGCAATCTGTTTCCATGAACTGGAAATCGACCAGGTCTGGTGTTCTTCCATTGAACTGGGTGGTGGATTCGTCAACTGCGCCCACGGTAAAATGCCCGTACCAGCCCCGGCGACCTCTGAAATTCTCGCCGGATTGCCCACAACTCAAGGCGCTGTTCAGCAGGAAACCACCACTCCCACCGGAGCGGCTATACTCGCTGAATTTATCAACAATTTTTCTGATTCGCCGCGTATGACTGTTCTGAAAACAGCATACGGCATAGGGCACCGGGACAACGAAATTCCCAACGTGCTGCGCGTGCAGCTTGCCAATATCGAGCAGCAGGTTTCTTCCTTGCCGACGGTCCCATCGAGACTGCTGCAATGCAACATCGACGACATGACCGGGGAAATGCTCGGTGCAGCCCTAGATCAGCTTATGGAAGACGGAGCTATGGATGTACATTTCACTTCTATCGTCATGAAAAAGAACCGGCCAGCCACCACCCTTTCACTGCTCTGTTCCGCAGAGGATGAAGACAAGTTTAAACGGCTGATTTTCAAGCACACCAGCACCTTGGGGATCAAGAGTATTGCTATTGAAAAAACAGTGCTCGACATTTCATTCGACAAACTCGAAACCCCGCTCGGAACAGTAACCATGAAGAATGCCATTTTAGATGGTGAGGTGATTCGCTCCAAGCCGGAACTTGAAGATTGTCGCGCTTTAGCCAAGCAACATGGCATTCCTCTAAGTGAGGTTTACTTACAGATCGGCAAAGTAAGAGAGATTTGA
- a CDS encoding aldo/keto reductase produces the protein MLYRKVPKTGEELSILGFGAMRLPMIDDNNIDEERAIAQIRNCIDNGVNYVDTAWPYHGGQSEGLVGKALKDGYRKKVSIADKLPQYIVESREHMDEILNEQLRRLDVDCIDYYLIHAVEGNSWDRSVELGIKDFLDKALESGKIRYAGFSFHGVPEDFKRIVDDYPWTFCQIQYNFLDTENQAGTAGLKYAASKDLAVMIMEPLRGGNLSAPTPPDGVQDIFNQAETKRAPVEWALRWVWNHPEVTVVLSGMNEEEHIKQNLTIASKAEANSLTEGELAIVDKVAARYKELMQVPCTGCAYCMPCPAGVRIPGCFELFNSTHMFKEKAEYFKFQYAVFFSKEMAGESAYASQCVECGQCEEHCPQHIAIPEQLKRVVGYFEQGDMQAKVDMVANKQEN, from the coding sequence ATGCTTTACCGTAAAGTACCTAAGACAGGAGAAGAATTATCAATCTTGGGCTTTGGTGCCATGCGCCTGCCCATGATCGATGACAATAATATTGATGAAGAACGCGCAATCGCCCAGATTCGTAATTGCATCGACAACGGAGTAAACTATGTGGATACCGCATGGCCCTACCACGGCGGTCAGAGTGAAGGACTTGTTGGCAAGGCACTCAAGGACGGATACCGCAAAAAAGTTTCCATTGCCGACAAGCTCCCCCAATACATTGTTGAATCCCGCGAACATATGGACGAGATTCTTAACGAGCAGCTGAGACGGCTTGATGTTGACTGTATCGACTATTACCTGATCCATGCAGTTGAAGGTAATTCATGGGACCGCTCAGTGGAACTGGGCATCAAGGACTTTCTGGATAAGGCCCTTGAATCCGGGAAAATCCGCTATGCAGGCTTTTCATTCCACGGTGTTCCCGAAGATTTCAAACGCATTGTGGATGATTACCCGTGGACCTTCTGCCAGATTCAGTACAATTTTCTGGACACTGAAAATCAGGCCGGAACCGCAGGACTTAAATACGCAGCATCCAAAGACCTCGCTGTCATGATCATGGAACCCCTGCGCGGGGGGAACCTCAGCGCTCCCACTCCCCCGGACGGAGTACAGGATATTTTTAACCAAGCCGAAACCAAACGTGCTCCGGTTGAATGGGCCCTGCGCTGGGTCTGGAACCATCCCGAAGTTACCGTGGTCCTTTCCGGCATGAACGAAGAGGAACACATCAAGCAGAACCTCACCATTGCCTCCAAAGCTGAAGCTAATTCCCTGACTGAAGGGGAACTTGCTATTGTGGACAAGGTCGCTGCAAGGTACAAGGAGCTCATGCAGGTCCCCTGCACCGGCTGCGCATACTGTATGCCTTGCCCCGCCGGAGTCAGGATTCCGGGTTGCTTTGAACTCTTCAACAGCACCCATATGTTCAAAGAAAAAGCTGAGTACTTTAAATTCCAGTACGCCGTCTTTTTCAGCAAAGAGATGGCGGGTGAGTCAGCATATGCATCCCAGTGCGTGGAATGCGGACAATGCGAAGAGCACTGTCCCCAGCACATTGCTATCCCCGAACAGCTTAAACGAGTCGTGGGTTACTTTGAGCAGGGAGACATGCAGGCCAAAGTAGACATGGTAGCGAACAAGCAGGAAAACTAA
- a CDS encoding 1-propanol dehydrogenase PduQ produces the protein MTQFYGKTKICYGEDALDNLETIPATRAFIVTDSFMVKTGFVDRVRTHLDRKGIPFIIFDEVEPDPSLETVTKGAQIFLKNQADLIIALGGGSPIDAAKAISFFAGKALEGKVKPTLVAIPTTSGTGAEVTSYAVVTDKVNEVKIPLNDEMLIPDMAILDARFTRSLPPHVTAATGMDVLTHAIEAYTSREANAFTSIYARYAISYVFKYLKRAYINGDDMEARENMLLGSCMAGMAFNNSGLGITHSIAHSLGGIFHVPHGLANAVVLPHAIKFNSFDVGIRYHEIATMLELPAETVEEGTRSLIDAVMELNESMGIPNNVGSLKIDESVFKTSLNTIARNVLDDICTGSNPRNPSRDDVKELLLKAW, from the coding sequence GTGACACAGTTCTACGGCAAAACAAAGATCTGCTATGGCGAAGATGCTCTGGACAATCTGGAGACTATCCCGGCAACGCGGGCTTTTATTGTTACCGATTCATTCATGGTAAAGACCGGTTTTGTTGACCGGGTCCGCACCCATCTTGACCGTAAAGGGATTCCCTTCATCATCTTCGATGAGGTTGAACCCGATCCTTCCCTTGAGACAGTTACCAAGGGAGCACAGATTTTCCTTAAAAACCAAGCCGACCTGATCATCGCTCTCGGCGGTGGTTCTCCCATTGATGCGGCCAAGGCTATCTCCTTTTTCGCTGGGAAGGCTCTTGAAGGAAAGGTCAAACCGACACTGGTCGCTATTCCCACCACCAGTGGTACCGGGGCTGAAGTTACCAGCTATGCTGTGGTCACCGACAAGGTAAACGAGGTCAAGATTCCTCTTAACGATGAAATGCTCATCCCGGATATGGCTATCCTCGATGCCCGTTTCACCCGTTCCCTGCCGCCGCATGTAACTGCTGCAACAGGAATGGACGTGCTGACCCACGCTATTGAGGCATACACTTCCCGTGAGGCCAACGCTTTTACTTCTATCTATGCAAGATACGCCATCAGTTACGTATTCAAGTATCTCAAGCGGGCCTACATAAACGGTGATGATATGGAAGCACGTGAGAACATGCTTCTCGGTTCCTGCATGGCAGGTATGGCTTTCAACAACAGCGGACTGGGTATCACCCATTCCATCGCCCACTCTCTTGGCGGTATTTTTCATGTGCCGCACGGACTGGCAAACGCAGTAGTTCTGCCTCACGCAATCAAGTTCAACAGCTTTGATGTGGGCATCCGCTACCACGAAATTGCCACCATGCTGGAACTGCCCGCAGAAACTGTCGAAGAAGGAACCCGTTCCCTCATCGATGCGGTCATGGAACTTAACGAGTCCATGGGCATTCCCAACAATGTCGGTTCATTGAAGATTGATGAAAGTGTTTTTAAAACCAGCCTGAATACCATTGCCCGCAACGTGCTTGATGATATCTGCACTGGTAGCAACCCCAGAAACCCTTCACGTGATGATGTGAAAGAGCTTCTGCTGAAGGCTTGGTAA
- a CDS encoding EutP/PduV family microcompartment system protein, with protein sequence MKKTMFVGETRSGKSSLIKALSGESYSPRRAMAVEHFGPFINTPGEFLENSWFYHALITSSADCKVLAIVQDATRRTSLFPPLFTSMFNRKVIGLVSKVDAPNADPDLAERFLKQAGAKQIIRTSSVTGEGIESILSILTDQ encoded by the coding sequence ATGAAAAAAACCATGTTCGTGGGCGAGACCCGCTCCGGCAAAAGCTCGCTTATCAAAGCCCTGTCAGGCGAATCCTATTCCCCGCGCCGGGCCATGGCCGTTGAACACTTCGGTCCGTTCATTAATACCCCCGGTGAATTCCTCGAAAACAGCTGGTTCTACCACGCACTGATTACTTCTTCCGCCGACTGCAAAGTCTTGGCAATTGTTCAGGATGCCACCCGCCGGACCAGTCTTTTTCCGCCTCTTTTTACTTCCATGTTCAACCGCAAGGTCATCGGCCTTGTCTCCAAGGTTGACGCACCCAATGCCGATCCCGATCTGGCTGAACGTTTCTTGAAGCAGGCCGGAGCAAAGCAAATCATCCGCACCAGTTCTGTTACTGGTGAGGGGATTGAATCAATTCTTTCTATCCTTACCGATCAATAG
- a CDS encoding patatin-like phospholipase family protein has translation MKSNFFGRLLVLSLLLALLAGCGLKRNPIPAEMQALASLPGYDQVRFFGDTTPKHMNKVMKQWAELSRLNMLPEEISFLSLSGGGADGAFGAGFLCGWTERGDRPNFGLVTGVSTGALIAPFAFMGPDYDPFIEMFYTTFETSDLVLERSYVSAISGDSVYSTEPLKQALKKFVNHDFIAKIAVEHRKGRRLLIGTTNLDAMRPVYWDIGALAQYGTPEADQLIRDVILASASVPVAFPPVYFKVKAGDDIYDEMHVDGGVSNQVFCYPPSIHLAEELEKIGEKRKITLYIIRNDALITEGVQVEPYIGGIAARSLAGLIRNQGIGDLYRMYYTAERDGVDFRLTFIPPDYNEKSDELFSPVYMSKLFVLGHNMAKAPNPWHTAPPSTTARKGPDAVPAEIIIK, from the coding sequence ATGAAGAGTAACTTTTTTGGCAGGCTGCTTGTTCTCTCCCTCTTGCTGGCTTTGTTGGCCGGTTGCGGACTGAAGCGCAATCCCATCCCGGCGGAAATGCAGGCTCTGGCCAGTTTGCCCGGTTATGATCAGGTTCGTTTTTTCGGGGATACAACTCCGAAGCATATGAATAAGGTTATGAAGCAATGGGCTGAATTGAGCCGGTTAAATATGCTGCCGGAGGAAATCAGTTTTTTGTCACTTTCCGGTGGCGGCGCTGACGGAGCTTTCGGGGCCGGATTCCTTTGCGGTTGGACCGAGCGCGGTGATCGTCCTAATTTCGGACTGGTTACCGGGGTCAGTACCGGGGCGTTGATTGCTCCCTTTGCTTTCATGGGACCGGATTACGATCCTTTCATCGAAATGTTCTACACCACCTTTGAAACAAGTGACCTTGTGCTGGAGCGATCTTATGTTTCTGCAATTTCCGGGGACTCGGTGTATAGCACTGAGCCTTTGAAGCAGGCACTTAAGAAATTCGTAAATCATGATTTCATAGCCAAAATTGCCGTGGAGCATCGCAAGGGACGCAGGCTTTTGATCGGTACCACCAACCTTGATGCCATGCGTCCTGTCTATTGGGATATTGGCGCGTTGGCCCAGTACGGAACACCGGAAGCGGATCAGCTCATCCGTGATGTTATTCTTGCCTCGGCTTCAGTGCCTGTGGCTTTCCCTCCGGTTTATTTCAAGGTCAAAGCCGGGGATGATATTTACGATGAAATGCACGTGGATGGCGGGGTCAGCAATCAGGTATTTTGCTATCCGCCCAGTATTCACCTTGCCGAGGAGTTGGAAAAGATTGGCGAGAAAAGGAAAATCACCCTGTATATTATCCGTAACGATGCTTTGATTACCGAAGGGGTTCAGGTTGAACCGTATATAGGCGGCATTGCGGCCCGTTCCCTTGCCGGATTGATTCGTAATCAGGGGATCGGCGACCTTTATCGCATGTATTACACTGCTGAGCGTGACGGAGTTGATTTCAGGCTGACTTTCATCCCTCCTGATTACAATGAAAAGTCGGACGAGCTTTTCAGCCCGGTCTACATGAGCAAGCTTTTTGTTCTCGGTCATAACATGGCTAAGGCACCGAATCCGTGGCATACGGCACCGCCTTCCACCACGGCTCGCAAGGGTCCGGATGCAGTTCCGGCTGAAATCATTATTAAATGA
- a CDS encoding BMC domain-containing protein, giving the protein MMDNENKQRIIQEYVPGKQVTLAHLIASPHRDIYLKLGLDDNSAGAIGIMTITPSEGVIIASDVATKAASVEIGFLDRFGGSLLILGDVASVEASLRAVLDYFEGTLHYSSVELTRS; this is encoded by the coding sequence ATGATGGACAACGAAAACAAACAACGCATTATTCAGGAATACGTTCCCGGTAAGCAGGTTACCCTTGCCCATCTTATTGCCAGCCCGCACCGCGATATTTATCTCAAGCTCGGTCTGGATGATAACTCTGCCGGAGCTATCGGCATCATGACCATCACCCCCAGTGAGGGCGTGATCATTGCGTCCGATGTCGCCACTAAAGCCGCTTCTGTTGAGATCGGATTTTTGGACCGTTTCGGCGGTTCTCTGCTGATTCTGGGAGATGTAGCCAGCGTGGAAGCTTCTCTTCGCGCCGTACTCGATTACTTCGAAGGCACCTTGCATTATTCTTCTGTTGAGTTGACTAGATCCTAA
- the larE gene encoding ATP-dependent sacrificial sulfur transferase LarE, translating into MDRLALKYKTLLGILAETGGAVIAFSGGVDSTLLLHTAKEALGDKAIAASISTPYVPQWEQGEAKEFAEQMEVKHVVVDMGFPEELRMNPPEHCYTCKNILFSKLLEIAQENDIEHVLEGTNIDDLSDYRPGIKALRELEIRSPFVEAELTKQEIRDISRRFNLPTWNKPSFACLLSRMPVDVEVTDLALQQVEQAEVFLMKIGFPAVRVRHHGEVARIEVPADKIQDVINANEIHGINNKLKEFGYRHVTLDLGGYKMGSLNKNSKIN; encoded by the coding sequence ATGGACAGACTTGCCTTAAAATATAAGACGCTGCTTGGAATTCTCGCTGAGACCGGCGGGGCGGTCATCGCTTTTTCCGGTGGTGTGGACAGTACTCTGCTGCTCCATACAGCAAAAGAAGCTCTTGGAGACAAAGCCATAGCAGCTTCCATATCCACTCCCTATGTTCCGCAATGGGAGCAAGGTGAGGCCAAGGAATTTGCGGAACAGATGGAAGTAAAACATGTTGTAGTAGATATGGGTTTTCCTGAAGAACTGCGCATGAATCCCCCGGAGCACTGCTATACCTGCAAGAATATTCTGTTCAGCAAGCTGCTTGAAATTGCGCAGGAGAATGACATTGAACACGTCCTTGAAGGAACCAATATCGATGATCTCAGTGACTACCGTCCCGGCATAAAGGCCCTTCGAGAACTTGAAATCCGCAGCCCTTTTGTGGAAGCGGAGCTGACCAAGCAGGAGATCCGCGATATTTCCCGCAGGTTCAACCTGCCCACATGGAACAAACCATCTTTCGCCTGCCTGCTCTCACGCATGCCTGTTGATGTGGAGGTAACAGACCTGGCATTGCAACAGGTAGAACAGGCCGAAGTCTTTCTCATGAAAATAGGCTTCCCTGCCGTGCGGGTACGTCATCACGGTGAAGTTGCCCGCATCGAAGTCCCGGCAGATAAAATCCAAGATGTCATTAATGCCAATGAAATCCATGGAATCAACAATAAGCTAAAAGAATTTGGATATCGCCATGTGACTCTCGATCTGGGCGGCTACAAAATGGGCAGCTTAAATAAAAACAGCAAAATAAATTAA
- the larB gene encoding nickel pincer cofactor biosynthesis protein LarB: MTNDNLKNILNAVKDGSMDVDQGMEKLRDLPYQDIGHTKIDHHRSLRNGFPEVIYGAGKTPQQVGDIFEHMCGRNNVLATRVSPETAEHVTARFPHVEYNETANTLTCKNKKIEYNSGTVGIITAGTSDLDVAEEALVTCDMLGSRATIISDIGVAGIHRMLDRIDEIRKFSVLIVIAGMEGALSSVIGGLVEQPIIAVPTSVGYGANFSGLSALLGMLTSCASGVTVVNIDNGFGAACAACKINKAIDR, encoded by the coding sequence ATGACCAACGATAATCTTAAAAATATATTGAACGCTGTCAAAGACGGCAGCATGGATGTGGATCAGGGCATGGAAAAGCTACGCGACCTGCCGTATCAGGACATTGGACACACCAAGATCGACCATCACCGCAGCTTACGCAACGGCTTCCCGGAAGTAATCTACGGCGCGGGCAAAACCCCGCAACAGGTCGGCGATATTTTTGAACATATGTGCGGACGCAACAACGTGCTGGCAACGCGCGTTTCCCCGGAAACTGCCGAACACGTAACTGCCCGCTTCCCGCATGTGGAATACAATGAGACAGCCAACACCCTGACCTGTAAAAACAAGAAAATCGAGTATAACAGCGGCACGGTCGGCATCATTACCGCCGGAACATCCGATCTTGATGTAGCAGAAGAAGCGCTGGTAACCTGCGACATGCTTGGCAGCCGTGCGACCATAATCTCCGACATAGGAGTAGCCGGAATTCATCGCATGCTTGATCGCATTGATGAAATCCGTAAGTTTTCGGTATTGATTGTAATTGCGGGAATGGAAGGAGCTCTTTCCAGCGTAATCGGCGGACTGGTGGAACAACCCATCATCGCAGTGCCGACCTCAGTAGGCTACGGGGCCAATTTCTCAGGCCTGTCCGCCCTGCTGGGCATGCTCACTTCCTGCGCCAGCGGAGTGACAGTAGTTAATATTGATAACGGATTCGGTGCGGCCTGCGCAGCCTGCAAAATTAATAAGGCTATTGATCGGTAA
- a CDS encoding BMC domain-containing protein, giving the protein MDLRTIGCVELNSVALGIHTADEMLKAASVELVMARPTCPGRYIVVICGDTGAVKSSVEVGCEIGGDMIVDHFTIPSIHADVIPALSGTSIVPRINALGVIETYTIASCILAADAAAKAANVSLIEVRMAAGLGGKAYVTMTGDVGSVKASVEAGIEGVGDGGPVHSHVVIPSPSEEIKAQLI; this is encoded by the coding sequence ATGGATTTACGTACTATCGGTTGTGTAGAACTGAACAGCGTTGCCCTCGGCATACACACCGCAGATGAAATGCTTAAAGCAGCATCTGTCGAGCTGGTTATGGCCCGCCCCACATGTCCGGGCAGATATATTGTAGTTATTTGCGGTGACACCGGCGCTGTTAAAAGCTCCGTTGAAGTCGGTTGTGAAATCGGCGGCGACATGATTGTTGACCACTTCACCATCCCCAGCATCCACGCTGATGTTATCCCTGCACTGAGCGGTACTTCCATCGTACCTCGCATCAATGCACTGGGCGTAATTGAAACTTACACCATCGCATCCTGTATCCTTGCTGCCGATGCCGCAGCAAAGGCTGCTAACGTTAGCCTGATCGAAGTTCGTATGGCTGCTGGTCTCGGTGGTAAAGCCTATGTAACCATGACCGGTGACGTAGGTTCTGTTAAAGCTTCTGTTGAAGCAGGAATCGAAGGCGTCGGCGACGGCGGCCCGGTTCATAGCCATGTAGTAATTCCTTCCCCCAGCGAAGAGATTAAAGCACAGTTGATCTAG